One window from the genome of Sardina pilchardus chromosome 12, fSarPil1.1, whole genome shotgun sequence encodes:
- the LOC134098482 gene encoding beta-1,3-galactosyl-O-glycosyl-glycoprotein beta-1,6-N-acetylglucosaminyltransferase 3-like, translated as MALLRKHIRMNTLKKTYIILICMFLTLILWRIQKQRNNMERSLNAQELPAENLGEKLACAAICRGDIEGVIKEDFNRLLRERKRKALPESFYLNATRNCDAYITDRGFPTVELSEEERDFPIAYSMVIHDQIEMFERLLRAVYTPQNVYCVHVDKKASKDFMKAVEAVVSCFPNVFVATKLETIVYASWSRVQADLNCMEDLLHSAVKWRYLLNTCGSDFPIKTNAEMVRILKVLNGKNSMESESTPQHKKARWQYHHNVTESGVVKTNIRKTPPPISTPMFSGNAYFVVSREFVEALFKNPEAKALLEWERDTFSPDEHLWATLQRMPDMPGSSPPNNKYDMTDMNSIARLVKWSYLEGNTRKGAPYPPCDGVHRRAVCVYGLGDLSWMIRQHHLLANKFDPEVDVVALTCLEYHLHLKMSIGQSIYKALLQTQVHNHSTHT; from the coding sequence ATGGCTCTTTTAAGAAAACATATAAGAATGAACACTCTTAAAAAGACATACATAATACTGATATGTATGTTTCTGACTTTAATTTTATGGAGAATTCAAAAACAGAGAAACAATATGGAGAGGTCTTTGAATGCACAGGAGTTACCGGCTGAGAACCTGGGAGAAAAACTGGCTTGTGCAGCAATCTGCAGAGGAGATATAGAAGGAGTTATTAAGGAAGACTTCAACAGGCTTCTGAGGGAGAGAAAACGTAAGGCTTTGCCAGAGTCTTTCTATCTCAATGCAACAAGAAATTGCGATGCTTACATCACAGACAGAGGATTTCCAACTGTAGAACTcagcgaggaggagagagactttCCTATTGCCTACTCTATGGTGATCCATGACCAGATTGAGATGTTTGAGAGACTTCTCAGAGCTGTATACACACCACAGAATGtatactgtgtgcatgtggacaAGAAGGCTTCAAAAGATTTCATGAAGGctgtggaagctgttgtttcTTGCTTTCCCAATGTGTTTGTGGCAACTAAACTGGAGACAATTGTTTATGCCTCATGGTCTCGAGTCCAGGCAGACCTGAACTGCATGGAAGATCTGCTTCACTCAGCTGTCAAGTGGAGGTATCTTCTCAATACCTGTGGAAGTGACTTCCCGATTAAAACAAACGCAGAGATGGTACGTATACTGAAAGTGCTTAATGGAAAGAATAGCATGGAGTCAGAGAGCACTCCTCAGCACAAGAAGGCTCGTTGGCAGTACCATCACAACGTCACTGAGTCTGGTGTTGTTAAGACCAATATTAGAAAGACCCCACCACCCATCAGCACCCCAATGTTCTCTGGAAATGCTTATTTTGTGGTGTCAAGAGAGTTTGTGGAAGCGTTGTTTAAAAACCCAGAGGCTAAAGCTTTGCTGGAGTGGGAGAGGGACACGTTCAGTCCAGATGAGCACCTCTGGGCAACCCTTCAGCGCATGCCTGATATGCCTGGCTCCAGCCCTCCCAACAACAAATATGACATGACGGACATGAATTCCATAGCCCGTCTGGTTAAGTGGTCTTATCTGGAAGGAAACACAAGGAAAGGCGCACCCTACCCTCCGTGTGATGGTGTGCATagaagagcagtgtgtgtgtatggtctcgGGGATCTGTCCTGGATGATAAGACAGCATCATCTGCTCGCCAACAAATTTGATCCAGAAGTTGATGTGGTTGCACTGACATGCCTGGAATACCACTTACACTTAAAAATGTCAATTGGACAATcaatatataaagctttattgcaGACACAGGTCCATAatcacagtacacatacataa